The Salmo salar chromosome ssa06, Ssal_v3.1, whole genome shotgun sequence genome window below encodes:
- the LOC106606408 gene encoding somatostatin receptor type 2, whose protein sequence is MDSWVFPSSLPNLTEEPLMYDSFILGNESTEPNGTYTGDNTFNQTSTMVITFLYFLVCGIGLCGNALVIYVILRYAKMKTVTNIYIMNLAVADVLFMLGLPFIAIQLALVHWPFGAVLCRVVMTVDSLNQFTSIFCLMVMSIDRYLAVVHPIRSTKWRKPRMAKTINLAVWGVSLLVNLPIIIYSGLITKHNSCFCTIVWPEPEEAYYTAFMFYTFVLGFFLPLMVICLCYLLIIIKVKSSGIRVGSTKRKRSERKVTRMVSIVVAVFVFCWLPFYVFNVTSVTGTISTTPFLRSTFAFVVVLGYANSCANPILYAFLSENFKKSFQNVLCRKKVGGLDVIERSDSKQDKSRMMNDPTETQSTLLNGDLQTSI, encoded by the exons ATGGACTCCTGggtgttcccctcctccctccccaacctAACCGAAGAACCCCTGATGTACGACAGCTTTATTCTGGGCAACGAGTCAACGGAACCCAATGGTACCTATACGGGCGACAACACGTTCAACCAGACCAGCACCATGGTCATCACCTTCCTCTACTTCCTGGTGTGTGGTATCGGTCTCTGTGGCAACGCCCTTGTGATCTACGTCATTCTGCGTTACGCCAAGATGAAGACGGTCACGAATATTTACATCATGAATTTGGCAGTCGCAGATGTTCTGTTCATGTTGGGGTTACCGTTCATCGCCATTCAGCTGGCGCTGGTCCACTGGCCGTTCGGTGCGGTGCTGTGCCGCGTGGTCATGACCGTGGACTCACTCAACCAGTTTACCTCCATCTTCTGCCTTATGGTCATGAGCATCGACCGCTACCTGGCCGTGGTGCACCCCATCCGGTCCACCAAGTGGCGCAAGCCACGTATGGCCAAGACCATCAACCTGGCGGTGTGGGGGGTGTCACTCCTGGTCAACCTGCCTATCATAATCTACAGCGGTTTAATCACCAAGCACAACAGTTGCTTCTGTACCATCGTGTGGCCGGAGCCTGAGGAGGCCTACTACACCGCCTTCATGTTCTACACCTTCGTCCTGGGTTTCTTCCTCCCGCTCATGGTCATCTGCCTGTGTTACCTTCTCATCATCATCAAG GTGAAGTCGTCAGGGATCCGTGTTGGGTCCACTAAGAGGAAGCGCTCGGAGAGGAAGGTGACCCGCATGGTGTCCATCGTGGTTGCCGTGTTCGTCTTCTGCTGGCTGCCCTTCTATGTCTTCAATGTGACGTCGGTGACAGGAACCATCTCCACCACGCCCTTCCTGAGGAGCACCTTTGCCTTCGTGGTGGTCCTGGGTTACGCCAACTCGTGTGCCAACCCCATACTTTACGCGTTCCTGTCGGAGAACTTCAAGAAGAGCTTCCAGAACGTTCTGTGTCGGAAGAAGGTGGGTGGGCTGGATGTGATTGAGCGCAGCGACAGCAAGCAGGACAAGTCGCGCATGATGAATGACCCCACGGAGACTCAAAGCACGCTGCTCAATGGAGACCTGCAGACCAGCATTTGA